TGTTTCAACATTATttctttggttttttttataaacttagaaattatgaaatttgaatttattttattgatatactgtggtcataaaaatatcacataaCTAGTTTATAGGCCTGCAATTCTGGTAATCTAATCGTTtcttctaatttaaattttaaaacaattaccaATGTtactaatattagtatttgacATCTGGAACAgacaagttattttatatcgaTCCAAACAAATGAATTGGCAGCTATagctataaatatcatataacaaTGTTAGaacatatgaaattaaatttcatgtgGTTTTTcaacatgttattttttttttatatatatatttaggtatatatattataaaaaatataacataatattgtatattattattaaattacaactttttttttttattagattcatttaaacaccttaaaatattaatgctgGATTGGAGAAAATCTTGCATCAGTCTACTTCGTTGAGATGGTTTTTTGCTTTCCTCCTTACATCAACAACCTTTAACtatgatacatatttaattgggactaaatattaaaaaagtctaATAATGAAAGccttatttgtatattatatactaatgttctaataaatatattacaaatttaggAACTCACTGTTTGGAAAATCAATTTCtaaacaatatcattattcattttttcaaacagTATAAaagattgtttaatatatttattcattgtaaTGACAACtctatattcatataataaaaaacaatgctTTGAATGTTGCAATATGCAGTGAGCTCAAAAACCTCAAAATTCTAAGCTTCAGAACAAAACCACAAATTTAATCACAAAACTGTAAACTAATTATGgtcaattttaacatttacattTCACTGAATATTGAACATGATCATAaaagcttataaaataaacactgtTTATCATCAAATAACTTTGTAAACCTCGTttttagtaatagtaataattactttcAGTAGGTTAGGTAAGGTACAAATTACATAACTCCAAGTTGattacatacatacaaatataaaataaattgtatttaaatttcacaagatagaagttaaatttttctaaaagaaaaattatatatcataatacagacgtctataaactaataacattttacaaatctatgagataaacaattaaaaaacaaaatcatttttcaacaAGCTTACACAAAACAGAACACATGGAATCACGGAAATCCATGATATCATCATAAGTATGATCGTTAGTTTCATAATGTCCATATGTTTCCATTaggaaatcaataaaatttcttattacaTTCCTCAGAGATAATAATGTTTCCcaatcactgaaaataaaaaatgttctattatatatatttatttttttttacttaaaaaaatacaaaaaatactacGGAACATAGGACCATGCttcaactgaaaaaaaaaatataagaagaaaaatcgcataaattttataacattctaACATTTATCGGGAATTGGTTTAGAGTTTTGAACAAACTAAGAAAATCGATAAATATAAGGATACTTTACACAAGGACAATTAATAGAAAGAATAACTGGTCAAAACATAAACAGAATAAGGTCCCTAAAGAAACTCAGTATTTGGTGGATTGATTTAATTGGCAAATATTTAgatagaaatatttacaatagaaCAGATAATGACCTATGAGTTGAAATCTAACAGGGTGGTGAAAAAACCAAGTGAATTCAAAAGTGGTCTTTAAGTTGCTAGGTTATCTGagacaaattaaataccaaaattTTTCAGTTTAACATAGTTATGTAAAAGagattaatttcattatatcaTAGTGCATGACatcttttacaataattaaaaaatcattaacattattatcttaattttatactacatgTAACTTACCCTTTAGaacatgaaatattaacaCGTTTTCCATTTTGTATGtaaatcaaacaattattgtgtCCATCCtgaggaaaaaaatttatttaaaatataaaataaataaccaaagATGATACATATTAAACTGTTCTAATCATAAACTTACGTGCTTAAATGATGCTTGgccattaaaaaacaatacagcTAATGTTGGAGGAACATATGTAGATTTATTAAGCATTACAGCATCATGGTCAAGTGATCTACCTTCTCTAAAGTAAGTTAATAACTCATTttctttatctttattataatttacactttCTGAATGATGTACAACTTTTATTCCagcactaaataaataaatttaaattaaaaatgatagttgtgatctaatttaaaatgttcataaatgcaatcaattttatactcattaataaatgaataatctaAATGTCCATTCCGTCGCATAAACGTTcttctaaaaactaaatttccAAATCCAGAAATTAATACAGCTGGTATTAGTTGTTCTAATGGTTTttctgaatttaaattattaatgtcttTGTCTTCAATAAGCaaactattatacaaatgctgtgtaaataaatttttcaattctgtaaaaaattcaaataacacTATGTTCAAGACACTCAACATTTATCTACAAgacattttttatgcattatcttaaagaatattatataaaaataataaaattaataataaattaaataaattgcatactcactgtttataagtataagattattatttgataatgaagtattactgttattattataacggtcTAGTGTTCTATTCCattcagaaaataatttagccACAGCCAGGTGATCACTGCACGTTGAATACTCCTTTTTTATATGTCGTGAATCAGCTGCAGTAGTTTCTCTAAATATGTTCACATTACttgataaataagtaataattgttaGTGTAGGATCTAGAcatctaaaaatgaattactagcattaataaaaatataaattcaacaaaACAACCAaactattatagaatataactcAATGAAAAACTGTTGCTcactttaaaaatactgaATGAACTAAAGCTTTTGAAAGACATGGATCAAATGGGAATGCGGCTATTCGTTTTCCTAATGCTGTTAGTTTCTCTTCTTTGTCTAGGGCCCCAAGAAGTTGTAATTCCGAAACAGCAATATCAATGGTTTCTACACTAGGTGAATTCAAAAGCTTGGACAATACAACCTTTGCTTTATCCTGGCTATGTATCtggataatattaacaattatttgacattttgtattatacaaaacaatataagataggtatgtaatatgtatgatacgtgtaaataattaggtaccttaagagtaataattgtatgttcaAGAGGAGTTAATTGAATCTCTGGAGTAGGATACTCAGagaaactattaaaatgatCCAATGAATATAAATGGTAACATTCTCCGGGCCGAGTTCTTCCAGCACGACCTCTCCTTTGTTTTGCATTAGCCTGAGAGACCCAGCAACGATCTAATAGTTTAATACCTTTCTCTGCATTCcaactataaatttttaatttacataatatatattttaaagtattatcaattaaaataagcattattttagtaattaaaatcataattaattttaatgattgaaatacataaaatactagTGACTAGTGTTTTACAATTACATATAAACAACattgacaaattataattttatagttatgtagttatatatattttaattacatagagatataatgaaattaattttaataacagttGTAAATCCTAAAAATTTACTGCTGTAGTGCtgtattattaatctaaaactgtaagtattttaactatacatttaaaaaaataataataactgtaggtatacatttgtgtaataatttaagctatgaattttttcaaaaccatcacaaaataagattatttatttatttactatttaaaattataaataattcaaaacctTACCTAGATATATTCTGCATACCCGTGTCAATTACATATACTACATCATTAATTGTGATACTGGTTTCAGCAATATTAGTAGCCAGCACAACTTTTCGTCTTCCATCACTTGCAGGTCTCATGAtttctatttgtttttcaGGTGTCAATTTAGAATGGGCAAACATTATATCGAAATTATGAGGCCTTTTTTGTAACAGTTTATTCacctattattcaaaaaacaatataataggataaaatagttaaattattaaatgtgacAAGTGTTTTTTACATCAATTATGTCTTGCCAACCAGATACAAAACACAATATAGCTCCAGGTGATTTGTTATTATCTATCCACTTTATTACATTTGCTGCTAATTGTGGATTCCAATAAGGTTTACCATTTTCTTCAACAGTTGTATCATATATACCCCATTCCCTAGCCAATTGTTTCTggaattatacattaaatattaatctcaaaatcaaaataccaAACGTCCAAACTAATCATCATTTATAATGTACCGTTAAGAATTGAGTTTTCACAGGATGTGTGAAACCTGGTATTTCAATAGTTGAAGCTGAATGGCCATAATAGTTCTGGAAGTGTTCGGCATTTAGTGTTGCActcattataatcaattttaatttgtcatttaACTGCAATGCATTCTTTGTAAGCATTAACAATATTTCTGTGTTTATATCCTGTTCATGGGCTTCGTCAATGATAACATGTGAAAACTCTTTCAGTCCAGGGTCTGCTTGTAATTTCTGAAGCAGTATGCCGCTAGATGCAAATACTATAGAGCCTGGTTTCCTAggcaatatttgtttcaatcgCACTTGATAACCAACTACATTGCCCAACTAGAAATgtgagtaaaattatttatctgtctaattatatttataagttaaattttattttagtatatacttCTTCTAATCGTTCTTCAGCAACCCGATTAGCTAGTGTTATTGCACTTATTCGTCTTGGCTgagtaacatatatattacattcacTTCCTTTTCCTTCTTGACTCcattttttcataatgaaATTAGGCACTCTAGTACTTTTACCACACCCTGGTTCtccttttataatagttactcGATTATTCTCAATCATTTCTAGTACATctgatctaaaatattaatagtataaatataaatacaaaataatatagtgttaattatattaaattgtgaacagttttgttattaaacataCTCATAGTCGTCTATGGGTAATTGAACTACTTCAGACAATGTTCgtgtagtttttttataaagatattcGTTTCGATTTGTATAGTCAAAATGTGAAaatgtaggtaatttaaaatttaactcttctaaaactaaaacatatcattactttatttattaagcatgtataattaaataatagaatttaccTTCATTAGTTTGATCATCTTCAATTAATATtggttttcttttatttatcaatggtTTAATTTCCTATGATAAATAAGTGTATTctttaatgtgttttaaacaactaaaatgttcaaatattcaaatgattattattttgttcaaaacaACTAACctgattgtatttttgtactaagcttgaaattaatttaacattttgttcACTCAAATCTATTGAAGCAATTGGTGATGTTGCTACATCAATACGTTGTTTATTTGATACTATTAATGGCTTTCCAGAATGATCAAGTTTTTCCAtatcctaaaaaaatataagtatttattgactaaatatacaataacaattaaagttttagccatggtttaatatttaatttaaattataaaataacataatatctaatattctaaaactagaataaataaatagttaatagaaTATCAGCTTCggataaattttagttttagttaaaTAGGGAAATACTTAGAGgtaaaatgatgaaaatgttagataaatgttataattttaataattaaacaaagcATTTGTTGAGTATAAATttgctgaaaaaaaaatgaccatcatataaataaatatcttactTGTAACCATTGAATAGCATTTAAAGACACCAATTCTCCAGCTTTGGCTTTGGTAGCAGCCACACTTGAAAATACAATAGGGCTGGGCCATTGGACACTTAATTTACAGTTCCATTGATGTTTTTTGTTCTTGTTAAAACCAAAATGACAACCTGTCTTTATGTTTTGTGTTCGTTCGACTTGGttataaaagtttgaaataatattacgtggtgatgaaaattttcttttcaatCTAGTTATatcttaatgaaaaaaaaaaacattaattgttaaattattttatttttaaatgtcataattatttttactcctctctttataaaatgcatattactatcagaaataaacaaactattttaaacattcttaaagtgttaaatattaacaaacaaaacatctgattaaaaatataaaaccttaCCTTCATTAGAAATGTTGTACTCTGATTCTGGTTGTACAGTTGAGAAATGtggatatataaattttaaatgtcttctgaaaataaattcataacaatacaaaaaagttagattttaattggtaataattaaataaataagttagattcaaaatactaattactagCGCAATACCACAACATTGtgcaaatattttactcaCTGAGTTGTAGAAAAACGTGAAATTACACTTTGTAATCCAATGAAGGATCTGAcgttaaacattttgatattttacaaacttAACATTCCTAGATTTAAATTGATCGAA
The DNA window shown above is from Aphis gossypii isolate Hap1 chromosome 2, ASM2018417v2, whole genome shotgun sequence and carries:
- the LOC114126063 gene encoding ATP-dependent RNA helicase DHX30-like isoform X1, coding for MFNVRSFIGLQSVISRFSTTQRHLKFIYPHFSTVQPESEYNISNEDITRLKRKFSSPRNIISNFYNQVERTQNIKTGCHFGFNKNKKHQWNCKLSVQWPSPIVFSSVAATKAKAGELVSLNAIQWLQDMEKLDHSGKPLIVSNKQRIDVATSPIASIDLSEQNVKLISSLVQKYNQEIKPLINKRKPILIEDDQTNEVLEELNFKLPTFSHFDYTNRNEYLYKKTTRTLSEVVQLPIDDYESDVLEMIENNRVTIIKGEPGCGKSTRVPNFIMKKWSQEGKGSECNIYVTQPRRISAITLANRVAEERLEELGNVVGYQVRLKQILPRKPGSIVFASSGILLQKLQADPGLKEFSHVIIDEAHEQDINTEILLMLTKNALQLNDKLKLIIMSATLNAEHFQNYYGHSASTIEIPGFTHPVKTQFLTKQLAREWGIYDTTVEENGKPYWNPQLAANVIKWIDNNKSPGAILCFVSGWQDIIDVNKLLQKRPHNFDIMFAHSKLTPEKQIEIMRPASDGRRKVVLATNIAETSITINDVVYVIDTGMQNISSWNAEKGIKLLDRCWVSQANAKQRRGRAGRTRPGECYHLYSLDHFNSFSEYPTPEIQLTPLEHTIITLKIHSQDKAKVVLSKLLNSPSVETIDIAVSELQLLGALDKEEKLTALGKRIAAFPFDPCLSKALVHSVFLKCLDPTLTIITYLSSNVNIFRETTAADSRHIKKEYSTCSDHLAVAKLFSEWNRTLDRYNNNSNTSLSNNNLILINKLKNLFTQHLYNSLLIEDKDINNLNSEKPLEQLIPAVLISGFGNLVFRRTFMRRNGHLDYSFINDAGIKVVHHSESVNYNKDKENELLTYFREGRSLDHDAVMLNKSTYVPPTLAVLFFNGQASFKHDGHNNCLIYIQNGKRVNISCSKGDWETLLSLRNVIRNFIDFLMETYGHYETNDHTYDDIMDFRDSMCSVLCKLVEK
- the LOC114126063 gene encoding ATP-dependent RNA helicase DHX30-like isoform X2, whose product is MFNVRSFIGLQSVISRFSTTQRHLKFIYPHFSTVQPESEYNISNEDITRLKRKFSSPRNIISNFYNQVERTQNIKTGCHFGFNKNKKHQWNCKLSVQWPSPIVFSSVAATKAKAGELVSLNAIQWLQDMEKLDHSGKPLIVSNKQRIDVATSPIASIDLSEQNVKLISSLVQKYNQEIKPLINKRKPILIEDDQTNEEELNFKLPTFSHFDYTNRNEYLYKKTTRTLSEVVQLPIDDYESDVLEMIENNRVTIIKGEPGCGKSTRVPNFIMKKWSQEGKGSECNIYVTQPRRISAITLANRVAEERLEELGNVVGYQVRLKQILPRKPGSIVFASSGILLQKLQADPGLKEFSHVIIDEAHEQDINTEILLMLTKNALQLNDKLKLIIMSATLNAEHFQNYYGHSASTIEIPGFTHPVKTQFLTKQLAREWGIYDTTVEENGKPYWNPQLAANVIKWIDNNKSPGAILCFVSGWQDIIDVNKLLQKRPHNFDIMFAHSKLTPEKQIEIMRPASDGRRKVVLATNIAETSITINDVVYVIDTGMQNISSWNAEKGIKLLDRCWVSQANAKQRRGRAGRTRPGECYHLYSLDHFNSFSEYPTPEIQLTPLEHTIITLKIHSQDKAKVVLSKLLNSPSVETIDIAVSELQLLGALDKEEKLTALGKRIAAFPFDPCLSKALVHSVFLKCLDPTLTIITYLSSNVNIFRETTAADSRHIKKEYSTCSDHLAVAKLFSEWNRTLDRYNNNSNTSLSNNNLILINKLKNLFTQHLYNSLLIEDKDINNLNSEKPLEQLIPAVLISGFGNLVFRRTFMRRNGHLDYSFINDAGIKVVHHSESVNYNKDKENELLTYFREGRSLDHDAVMLNKSTYVPPTLAVLFFNGQASFKHDGHNNCLIYIQNGKRVNISCSKGDWETLLSLRNVIRNFIDFLMETYGHYETNDHTYDDIMDFRDSMCSVLCKLVEK